The Armatimonadota bacterium nucleotide sequence CTGGGGCGCTTTGCGGGCGCGGTTATGACAGTCGCCGCGGGCGGTATGCTTATAGTCGGGCTGCTCAGTCAAAGAGAATTTATGCTCCGGATCAATCAGTTTGCCGGTGTCAAGTTCGCGCATCTGCTGCCGGTGCTCATACTTGCGCTGCTTTACGGTTCGCAAGTAGCTTGGGTCAAAGCCACATGGAGCGCTCAAAAGGAAAAGTTTATCCGCACACTTAAGGAAGTGTCGGCAAACCCGATGCTGATCTGGCAGGTCGGGCTTATGGCTGTGCTGCTGGTCGTTGTGGGCATTATGGTCGCCAGGTCCGGTAATGACGCTGGGGTAGGGGTGAGTCCCCTTGAGCTTAAATTAAGAGCCATTCTGGATAAGGTCCTCTACGTCCGCCCTCGCACCAAGGAGTTCCTGATCGGCTATCCTGCGCTGATCCTGGGCATAGCCTTTGCGCTCAAGGGCCACCGGTCCTGGGCCGCTCCGCTGATTGTGATAGGCTCCATAGGGCTTGTATCTGCTCTCAACACGTTCTGCCACATCCACACTCCTATTGCTTTGAGTCTGATCAGAGTGCTTAACGGTGCGGTCGTCGGCGGGCTGATCGGTTTTATTCTGTGCCGGCTGTTTCGCGAACAGGCTGCGTGAAGATGTCAAAGAGGATTGTAATCTCAGGTTATTACGGGTTCGGCAATACGGGTGATGAGGCCGTGCTTGCCGGTATGCTTGCCGCGTTTCGTCAGCTTGGGCTGGACCTTGCGATCACCGTGCTTTCGGCTGATCCGGATCGCACGATTGCTGAGCATCCTGGAGTCTTGTCTGTGCATAGATACGGCATACCGGCGGTTATAAAGGCTATGAGAAGAGCCGACCTGGTTATCAGCGGCGGAGGAAGCCTGCTTCAGGATGCCACCAGCGCCAGGTCTGCGCAATATTATCTGTTCATTCTCAGGCTTGCACAGTTTCTGCGCCGCCCGACAATAGTCTATGCGCAGGGCATCGGCCCGCTGGAAAGGCCCGGTATTCGTCGAAGCGCCGCACGCATTCTCAACAAGACAAAGCTCATTACCGTGCGCGACAAAGATTCAAGAACGCTTTTGGAGTCCATGGGTGTAAGTGTCCCGCCGATCCATGTGACATGCGACCCTTCTTTTCTTATCGAGCCGGATATCGAGGCCGCCGGCGACCTGCTGGACAGACACGGCTTGCAGGGTAGAGATCTCATCGGCATATCCCTGAGGTCATGGATGAGTAATAGCTGGCTTGCCGCCGCTGTTGACGGCATATCCGCCGCCTGTGAGGAGCTTGGCATTACGCCGGTAGTGATCCCGATGCAGGAATCCGAGGACCGGGAAGTGAGCATGAAAATATCAAAGGGTGTGATGCTTGAATGTGGAGGAAATGCGCGGATAATCAAGGGAATAATTGCGCAATGCGGCCTGCTGGTAGGAATGAGACTGCATTCTTTGATATTTGCGACCGATGTCGGTGTCGCGTGTGTTCCAATCGCATATGATCCCAAAATAAGCGCCTTCGCGGCCTCCATCGGCAGAGAGCCTGCTATGGACGTGACTACGCCCGATTCCGGCAAACTAAAGAATGCCGTCATTCAAGCTTGGACAGATCGTGAGACGCTCAGTGCCGGTGCAGGAGAGCATGCTCGTCGTCTGCGCGCGAAAGCGGTGGAGTCGGGGGAGATGGTCGCCGAATTTCTAAGGAACATTAGCTGAAAAAAAGCGGTCAAAGACATAAGCGCAATAGAGGTCAAGTATCAATCCCGCCTAC carries:
- the csaB gene encoding polysaccharide pyruvyl transferase CsaB, whose amino-acid sequence is MSKRIVISGYYGFGNTGDEAVLAGMLAAFRQLGLDLAITVLSADPDRTIAEHPGVLSVHRYGIPAVIKAMRRADLVISGGGSLLQDATSARSAQYYLFILRLAQFLRRPTIVYAQGIGPLERPGIRRSAARILNKTKLITVRDKDSRTLLESMGVSVPPIHVTCDPSFLIEPDIEAAGDLLDRHGLQGRDLIGISLRSWMSNSWLAAAVDGISAACEELGITPVVIPMQESEDREVSMKISKGVMLECGGNARIIKGIIAQCGLLVGMRLHSLIFATDVGVACVPIAYDPKISAFAASIGREPAMDVTTPDSGKLKNAVIQAWTDRETLSAGAGEHARRLRAKAVESGEMVAEFLRNIS